CTCCAGGTCCAGCGCAGGCATATGACTGATGAGAAGACGGCCGACATTCTGCCGAAGCTCAAGCAAACTAAGAGAAAgggaaaagagcagaaaaacagaagaaagttCAGATTTGCTTTACTGTTCTGAGGAACTGAGTTGCTGAATGGCTTTGTAAGAGTGGCACATCAGCATGCGAGGGAATCGATTTTCCAGCAGCCCAACCTTCTGAATGCATCCGAGCTTGAATGTGTGTCAGAGTCGGCCAAgtctcctgcttcctctggaCGTGTCTGATCAGAAGAATCCCTGCTTCTTGCTGGTGGAGCGTTttccctctgctgctgcagactCAACTTGAGCTCTTCACATTGGGCCGCCAGGTTTGCTTTTTCCTCCTCCAGACTGTCCAGCTGGTGCCAATAGTGAAGCCCAGGAGAAGAGGAAAATTAATGGAAGGAGAGTAAGCATTTCAACGTGAATAATATTAGAAAATCCACATAAGCTACTAACTAAATGACACACAAACtaataataaacacagaaactcATATTCTCCCTGACATTTTGACTGACAGATTCTTGTTTGAAATGTGTCAAAGTAATCCCATTTCAaaagtctgttttgttttgtagctTTTCAGTGCTATTAAACTGCACTGCACATAATTCAAATCTCTAAATTTCATATTTAAGTCACATGATAACATCTGAGCCACCTCCATTTGTTGAAGACAGCTGTAAGATGTGGCTGAAAACGGCATTAATCTGTTACACATGTTTCCAAAAGCTAAAAGGAATGACCAGTTGAAGGGATTTCCCTGATGTTGACAGTTGAAGCCTCATGTTGACAACAGCTGaatttcagaaaacattttgtcatCGCTCTCAATGAAATCGCTTTGGGAAGAATGTCTATACAGCCAGTGGGGGATTAGAGGAACAACTGCAGCCAGTATGAGTCCCTTTCAATGTGCATGCTAGCATGTGAGTATGACATCAAAATAGACTCCTACATGTAATCACATTAAAGTCACATCAAAGCTGGGACACTGACCTGTGAGCGCAGATCATTATTCTCCTTGTTGCTTTGATCCAGCTGCCGGATCAAAGAGTCAACATGCAGTGCAATCTCATCTTCTTCACCTTGGGCAGTGCTGTGATTGGGCTGTGTCTCTATCGCTGCGATTAAAGCCTCTTTGTCCTTAATCAATTCATTGACTTTCTGTTTGGCTTTCTCAAACAGACTTTTGTAGTCCTTCTCCCCCTCTGTTACTTCTGTCTGACTGGCTTGGTGAGAACACTCCTTCTTAATACTGCTGTGGGACGGCTCCTGCAGTCTGCTCTGCACAGCTTCTAACTCGGAGGTAAGTCTCTGGACCTGCTCTTTCAAAGAGTCTCTCTCCTGAGCTGCATCCTGCATGAGCTCCATGAGCAGGTCTTGTTGCTTCTGTACCTCGGTAACACTGAGTCCGTTAACTGGAAGGCTTCTCTTGTCGTAGGCACTGGCACAGGAAGGTCCAGCATTTTCATCACTGTGCAGGTGGTGGGTGACACCATTCTGCTGTCTCTGATTCTCACTTTGAGAGTCTTCACTGCTCTCTTGTTTAAAAACTCTTTGCTCAACACCAGAAGCGTCCAAATTGGAACTGTGTGCTTTATCACTCTCATTATGAATATTCTGTGTGGCTCTCTTCTCCCCGTTAGTCTGATTTGGGGTCTCCACTTCCTGCTTTATGCTGGACACATTTGTCTGGGTGGCAGCACTTGACACTAGTGCAGGGGGCACAGAGGAGGAACTggttcctgctgctgcagacCCTGCAGGACCAGTTCCTGCAGCATTTGTCTCTGAGGTAATATCCATTGCTGCATCATTGAAACTCACATCATTACTTTCGTCTTCCTCTTTCTTCACTTTACTAATATCCAAAGCAGGCGGTGTTGGTTTTGGGGTGCTACCTTTCTCCAAGATAAGAATGTCATCATCAGTCTCATCACCACTATCAACAGGCACAGAGGGGGAACTCAAGGGGATCACCTCTACTGATGAGGGTGTATCTGAGGTGCTCCCATGGATGATATTTACTCTCGGTCTTTTAGGCATGCTTTGTGGAGTAACATATTGTGGCCTTTTCCCCCTGCAGCATTCACAAAATCCAAGTTAATACACATCTTTACTAAACTGATATATGCTATCATATATAAATGATATATCTAAGctcacaaacaacacaaaatcttACCCCAGGACGCTCAGTGACAGTGAACACACACTAGTAATAACTGGAAGACCACTGCTACTGGAAGGGCTGCAGGCTACagagaaataacacaaaacatgttgaaatgtaacttcttttttttttttttaaaaattcacacaCAAATGGCAATTGTCCCTACCAGCTTGTGAAATGGTGGAGGAGCTCAGCATGGAGGATTCAGCCCTTGCAGCGCCTCCTTGAAGCGTCCTACTCCTCGGGGTCGTGGGAGTAGAAGGGGAATGGACAGTCTgtcaacaagaaaacaacaacagagaactatttttaaatctaaatattcCTAAACAACATCTACCCTGTATGACGTAATTACCTTAACAACGACGagcatgaaaacacaatcaTTATCTTAAGTCTAATCAAGTGCAGCCATCTCTCGCAGCCTCCTTAGTTTAAAATGAGAAACCTACTCTGGGATCTATCTGTCGCTGCTTGGCGAGGTTAGCTGCACGCTGCTCTTCCTGACGCCTTCGATCCTCCTCAGCCTTGAGAAAAACATACCCAAGAGCCCAAAAAAGGTGTGTCAATGATTTTGGAGTTAAAAATCAATATCGTCAGTAGTTTAACAATGTATACAAAATCCCATGAGGTGTTACATGTACCTTGTTTAGACATATcaatgacagaaagaaaaaaggcgCAGCACATGATGATTTGTACCTTTTGTCTCATCCtttcttgtttccttttgtcCTCCCGCTCTCTGTAACAAATAAATCTCAGAGGTTAAGACTCAGACCTGCAAGCAGCCACTTCATTTATGCCCAGTGATTTTAGGAAGTTTAATATCATTTGTACTAAGTGCAAATATTCAATTACACCTGCCAAGACTTATTAATGGAAATATGTGACTCACTGTTGTTTATAAGTCTTGCAGTATGAAGGCTGGTCACCATCAGAGTCCTCAGGCTCCTCCGCTACCAGGCAGCTCCTATAAACCCAAATTGGATCGTTTTGGTTAGACTTGTCTTGATATCTATGATGTGCCTGTACTTTGGGGGTGACTACTGATGCATTTCCTTAtcagtacaaaataaaatgtgacaaaggTTGGGTGAGGACTCCTACTGGAGCCCAGTATTCATGGTAATCAGGTGTTTGAACTAGTTTTTCGGGTCTGCAGTGGAAGTCCTCTGACGAGCAGAACCAATCTCTGACCCAGacttaattaataattaatcttCCTTAGAAGCTTCCTTTTACCCAAGCAATGAGCAGAAACCCAGCACCTTGAGTGGACCATATATCTAAAACATATCTGCTTACAATAAACTACAGTAGCAGACCAAACTGGCTGAATGGGTAGCTTCTTCTGAATGCCAAGGTGAGTTTATCAAATTCCACTCAACCCCTCTAGGAATATGAGTACCTTTATCCATATATATTTGCTAGTTTCTCTCCGGTGATTGTGATTATGGCATTAGGTCTATTGATAAAGGTCTCCTTACCTGAATTGAGGATCAGGGTTCATACGGCAGAACCATTTTTCTGGCAGCTTGCTGCAGTCAATCCCATCAGGGAGTTTGCGCCAGAGCAAACAATCATCACACTGGACCCAGTTCTGATCTGGTCGCTTCCTGTGAAGGAGACAGCATGGTTAAACACGTATACATGTAGAATACATAACGTCTGTTGCTACAATTATACTAACTCGGTATCCTCCACTGGTATGGTGTTGTTTGGATTTTCTTTGTTCCTGCGGAAGCGCATTTCTTTCCAGTACTCCTCCAGTTTGATCCCCAAATTGTTTATAGTTTTCCTGTACAAAGAAATCAGCATGTCAGACTTCTGTGACTCGGAATATGAATGAgactataaaaatatttttgtgtatcaAACATAAGAACAATCACAACTGAAGTACATTACCTGTATTTATCTGTTTCATTAAAGCTCTGTTTGTTGTGGGTAGGATCCAGAAAGTTACATTCTATGACCCCAATGACTCCAACTCCTTTGTTGTCAGCCTGCAGAACACAAAGAATCACCAGATAATGACattcaaaaaccacaaaaaaatatggaataaaCATATTCACCTTAACGGCAGAAACTCACCTTAAGCTGGCAGCCCACACGTTCATAGGCTTTGATGAGTCGATTCTTGTGATACATCATTATACCATACTGGTCCTTACTCTTGGTGTTGTACCCAAAAGTTATAGTGATGCGTTTGTTCTAATATAACATATAaggaaaactcaaaaacaacaatacaacatAAAGAAATCGAAAAGGTTTAACAAAATTGCACATGGGGAGAACCTGTGATGAAAGGATACCAGAAAGTTGGGCTTGTAGTGGTCCTTGCGTATGAAGGCTAGACTCTTAGCAATGAGCTGAGTTTTCACCTTTAGACTGCGGACCATGACCTGCATCCGGGGCTTCAGGTACAGAATACTGCAGTATGCCTAGagccattaaaaacacagatattcATTAATATATACAATCAAAGGGAATGTAATAAAGACTCACAGGATATGAGAGTCAATATGTCTACACAGTTTGGACTTAAACCCATagaaacagagaggaaaaaaaactacaaaactggACGAAGTCTGTTATTACAGACCTCCTCCAGACATGTGACTGTGTCTGATGTTCTCACTCACTGATATAATACATGAATATGCAATAGCTCACTTTCAAAAGtttaaacaacattaaaaacactaaaaaaatacagttgtcTAAGTTGCATTCAAGTCAGTTAAACTGTAATAAAATTATACTTGTAAATAATAATGGAGAGCCTAACTCTCCTCTTTCAGCAGATGAATGTGAAAACTCCCCTCTAGAGTCAAGCTTTGCACATACATCAATCCATAAACTGAAGGTCAAACATCTggaactttaaaaatgtatggacCTTTGTGTGGAGAAATAATGCCTTCATAGAGTCATTCtgaattattaaataaaaaaataatggcaGATCACTGCTTCCTACCCGCAGTGAGTACACAGTCTCAGGGATGTATGATGTGATCCTGTCTGGAAGCTGAGAAGGATCGTTCA
This DNA window, taken from Amphiprion ocellaris isolate individual 3 ecotype Okinawa chromosome 11, ASM2253959v1, whole genome shotgun sequence, encodes the following:
- the morc3a gene encoding MORC family CW-type zinc finger protein 3a isoform X1; its protein translation is MDFPTSKTKQSKSTHLNKLFERFSDYFPDKQPEDNWVRDPFGINMESITLPSSDECQLVELSCDRTLRKKFTELSPKFLHTNSTSHTWPFSAIAELIDNAYDPDVSAKQFWIDKTMVKGEVCLTFMDNGNGLDYETMHKMLSFGYSDKIAVNGQEPIGIYGNGFKSGSMRLGKDAIVFSKSKSASCVGMLSQTYLEEIGAQQIIVPIVCFEERERNKFSVREEHKASLQDILLHSPFNSQDELLAEINIIASAWSKEKTGTRIIIWNLRRTSSGAPEFDFETDKYDIRIPSEVYETMNDPSQLPDRITSYIPETVYSLRAYCSILYLKPRMQVMVRSLKVKTQLIAKSLAFIRKDHYKPNFLNKRITITFGYNTKSKDQYGIMMYHKNRLIKAYERVGCQLKADNKGVGVIGVIECNFLDPTHNKQSFNETDKYRKTINNLGIKLEEYWKEMRFRRNKENPNNTIPVEDTEKRPDQNWVQCDDCLLWRKLPDGIDCSKLPEKWFCRMNPDPQFRSCLVAEEPEDSDGDQPSYCKTYKQQEREDKRKQERMRQKAEEDRRRQEEQRAANLAKQRQIDPRTVHSPSTPTTPRSRTLQGGAARAESSMLSSSTISQAACSPSSSSGLPVITSVCSLSLSVLGGKRPQYVTPQSMPKRPRVNIIHGSTSDTPSSVEVIPLSSPSVPVDSGDETDDDILILEKGSTPKPTPPALDISKVKKEEDESNDVSFNDAAMDITSETNAAGTGPAGSAAAGTSSSSVPPALVSSAATQTNVSSIKQEVETPNQTNGEKRATQNIHNESDKAHSSNLDASGVEQRVFKQESSEDSQSENQRQQNGVTHHLHSDENAGPSCASAYDKRSLPVNGLSVTEVQKQQDLLMELMQDAAQERDSLKEQVQRLTSELEAVQSRLQEPSHSSIKKECSHQASQTEVTEGEKDYKSLFEKAKQKVNELIKDKEALIAAIETQPNHSTAQGEEDEIALHVDSLIRQLDQSNKENNDLRSQLDSLEEEKANLAAQCEELKLSLQQQRENAPPARSRDSSDQTRPEEAGDLADSDTHSSSDAFRSLLELRQNVGRLLISHMPALDLEQVNFRCNVIDEILEQFLASIDSVTGGGLSDDAISE
- the morc3a gene encoding MORC family CW-type zinc finger protein 3a isoform X3, whose amino-acid sequence is MVKGEVCLTFMDNGNGLDYETMHKMLSFGYSDKIAVNGQEPIGIYGNGFKSGSMRLGKDAIVFSKSKSASCVGMLSQTYLEEIGAQQIIVPIVCFEERERNKFSVREEHKASLQDILLHSPFNSQDELLAEINIIASAWSKEKTGTRIIIWNLRRTSSGAPEFDFETDKYDIRIPSEVYETMNDPSQLPDRITSYIPETVYSLRAYCSILYLKPRMQVMVRSLKVKTQLIAKSLAFIRKDHYKPNFLNKRITITFGYNTKSKDQYGIMMYHKNRLIKAYERVGCQLKADNKGVGVIGVIECNFLDPTHNKQSFNETDKYRKTINNLGIKLEEYWKEMRFRRNKENPNNTIPVEDTEKRPDQNWVQCDDCLLWRKLPDGIDCSKLPEKWFCRMNPDPQFRSCLVAEEPEDSDGDQPSYCKTYKQQEREDKRKQERMRQKAEEDRRRQEEQRAANLAKQRQIDPRTVHSPSTPTTPRSRTLQGGAARAESSMLSSSTISQAACSPSSSSGLPVITSVCSLSLSVLGGKRPQYVTPQSMPKRPRVNIIHGSTSDTPSSVEVIPLSSPSVPVDSGDETDDDILILEKGSTPKPTPPALDISKVKKEEDESNDVSFNDAAMDITSETNAAGTGPAGSAAAGTSSSSVPPALVSSAATQTNVSSIKQEVETPNQTNGEKRATQNIHNESDKAHSSNLDASGVEQRVFKQESSEDSQSENQRQQNGVTHHLHSDENAGPSCASAYDKRSLPVNGLSVTEVQKQQDLLMELMQDAAQERDSLKEQVQRLTSELEAVQSRLQEPSHSSIKKECSHQASQTEVTEGEKDYKSLFEKAKQKVNELIKDKEALIAAIETQPNHSTAQGEEDEIALHVDSLIRQLDQSNKENNDLRSQLDSLEEEKANLAAQCEELKLSLQQQRENAPPARSRDSSDQTRPEEAGDLADSDTHSSSDAFRSLLELRQNVGRLLISHMPALDLEQVNFRCNVIDEILEQFLASIDSVTGGGLSDDAISE
- the morc3a gene encoding MORC family CW-type zinc finger protein 3a isoform X2, whose translation is MAAQADRGVPLSTLSPKFLHTNSTSHTWPFSAIAELIDNAYDPDVSAKQFWIDKTMVKGEVCLTFMDNGNGLDYETMHKMLSFGYSDKIAVNGQEPIGIYGNGFKSGSMRLGKDAIVFSKSKSASCVGMLSQTYLEEIGAQQIIVPIVCFEERERNKFSVREEHKASLQDILLHSPFNSQDELLAEINIIASAWSKEKTGTRIIIWNLRRTSSGAPEFDFETDKYDIRIPSEVYETMNDPSQLPDRITSYIPETVYSLRAYCSILYLKPRMQVMVRSLKVKTQLIAKSLAFIRKDHYKPNFLNKRITITFGYNTKSKDQYGIMMYHKNRLIKAYERVGCQLKADNKGVGVIGVIECNFLDPTHNKQSFNETDKYRKTINNLGIKLEEYWKEMRFRRNKENPNNTIPVEDTEKRPDQNWVQCDDCLLWRKLPDGIDCSKLPEKWFCRMNPDPQFRSCLVAEEPEDSDGDQPSYCKTYKQQEREDKRKQERMRQKAEEDRRRQEEQRAANLAKQRQIDPRTVHSPSTPTTPRSRTLQGGAARAESSMLSSSTISQAACSPSSSSGLPVITSVCSLSLSVLGGKRPQYVTPQSMPKRPRVNIIHGSTSDTPSSVEVIPLSSPSVPVDSGDETDDDILILEKGSTPKPTPPALDISKVKKEEDESNDVSFNDAAMDITSETNAAGTGPAGSAAAGTSSSSVPPALVSSAATQTNVSSIKQEVETPNQTNGEKRATQNIHNESDKAHSSNLDASGVEQRVFKQESSEDSQSENQRQQNGVTHHLHSDENAGPSCASAYDKRSLPVNGLSVTEVQKQQDLLMELMQDAAQERDSLKEQVQRLTSELEAVQSRLQEPSHSSIKKECSHQASQTEVTEGEKDYKSLFEKAKQKVNELIKDKEALIAAIETQPNHSTAQGEEDEIALHVDSLIRQLDQSNKENNDLRSQLDSLEEEKANLAAQCEELKLSLQQQRENAPPARSRDSSDQTRPEEAGDLADSDTHSSSDAFRSLLELRQNVGRLLISHMPALDLEQVNFRCNVIDEILEQFLASIDSVTGGGLSDDAISE